TTGATACCGTTTGAAAGTTTAATTATAGAACAAATTGCATCTTAAGGAAACTAAAAGAGGAAGTAGAACAACATTTGGATTATAACCGACTGAAATACATTTCCACTTTCCCATCTCCGTAGACATTACAGGCCACATCTGGATTGAAGACGACGGGGATGATAATGGTAATATCgggacaaccgcttccacattcatcaccctgtttGTCTTCAGCATATGCTATAGCAcagcagtcactctggtgaaggtgagaaggtTCAATCCATTCACTCTACCATCTGTCCACATTTCTACAAGTTTCATTTAAAAAGAAATTAGATAACTGCAACGGATCATTAAATATCTGCTTCATTCTATTATTTTTCATACAGATTGAGTGATCAGTTGACGTTCGGCCGCCgttcattttcctcagtgtttataGGCACCTCTGGATTACAATAATAAACATATTCTCTTGATCACTCTTAAAGAAAGCGGTTTTTATTTTATGATGCCAGGTTTttttgtgaagagagaaacatcCTGCTGAAGTTTTCCATTTTGCACATCCAGAATATTCGGAATCATACCTgtgttttcagcaatattcaagtccgGTGTGACCAAGCGACTGTTTGGATTCGTAATCTGTAGTTGAAAAGAATCATGAATTGGACCTCTTGCGTGATTTTGTTTTGTTGTTCATTTTTACGGCATGTCGGTTTTgctggcaaggccaccatttgttgcccaaccataattgcccttgagaaggtggtggtgaaccatctTCTTGATCCGTTAACAGTCCATGGGGTGCAGATTCACCCACTTTGGTATTGGGGAGGGAGTTATCGTTATACCGTTAACGTAACTTAGATTTTCACTTTAGTTTCAGTTAATGTGCTAATAAATAGCTGTTCTCACTCCTGTGCTCAGATGTTTCTTCTTTTTATGTCGCAGTTATATGTGCTCCCTGGTATGTTACAGGTGTAGATAGTGCTGGCCGCTCAGAGCCCATGTGTTCATTTCTCAATTACTTTCTAAGCTGTTGTATCCTCTTTGTGAAAGTTTGAAACAGACGTTCTCCCGAACATACTCTGTATGAATTTGGCAATAAAGTGTTACATTAATTAACTTCAAATTCTTTGTATTTCTTTTCCTACGGTTCCTCCCCAGCTCTCTAGTTTCCCTagtaaagcgccccccccccccccccgcctccctccctcgcgcacacacacactgctggaTCATGGCGGCCCATCACTTTCACATGATTTTATCAGAAAATGCAGAGGCAGAATGACCACACAGCCAGAAGAACCTCTCTGAACTCTCTCATATGATTATTCGTCAAATTCACATGGCAGGTTCTTGTAAAGAGCAACACTCTGATCCATTGCAGCACTATACAGAACGGAAATTGGAAAATTGAAACTGCCTGTACACTGTCGCAGTCAAACGCTTACGGTGCAGGCACAGCATCGGTTTAAATACAGAGTTACGCGGCTGTAGACTGTGCCAGCATACATTCCCAAGGCACTTTCAAGTTACCCGGAGTTCCAATTTACCCATTTGGGTTGTTGGACACCCTCGGATCTAATATCAGCAgggttttaagaacataagaactaggagcaggagtaggccatctggcccctcgagcctgctccaccattcaatgagatcatggctgatcttttgtggactcagctccactttccggcccgaacaccataacccttaatccctttattcttcaaaaaactatctatctttatcttaaaaacatttaatgaaggagcctctactgcttcactgggcaaggaatgttgtcatttatctcaagaggcttggaatataaaggcagggatgtacttctgaagctttataaagcattagttaggccccatttagaatactgtgagcaattttgggccccacacctcaggaaggacatactggcactggagcgggtgcagcggagattcacacagatgatcccaggaatggtaggtctaacatacgatgaacgtctgaggatcctgggattatattcattggagtttaagaggttgaggggagatctaatagaaacttacaagataatgaatggcttagatagggtggatgtagggaagttgtttccattagcaggggagactaggacccgggggcacagccttagaataaaagggagtcactttagaacagagatgaggagaaatttcttcagccagagagtggtgggtctgtggaattcatttccacagagggcggtggaggccgggacgttgagtgtctttaagacagaagttgataaattcttgatttctcaaggaattaagggctatggagagagagcaggtaaatggagttgaaatcagccatgattgaatggtggagtggactcgatgggccgaatggccttacttccgctcctatgtcttatggtcttcagtcAATTTACTTGACTttcagccagaatattagcccctataaatgggctggagtttgttatcagcagaaagagacccaaatgaatatggttcagtcctgaatgtgaggaacagcaaaatccaatcactgtggttacttgtggcctcgttggtgtctcagcaggttgggtgaagtagtgaatcccttcccacactctgagcaggtgaatggtctctccccagtgtgaactcgctggtgtgtggacagagcggatgactgagtgaatcccttcccacactcggcgcaggtgaatggcctctcctcagtgtgaattcgctgatgtacagtgaggtgatatgatcgtctgaacccagtcccgcagtgagagcacctgaacggtctctcgtcagtgtgaacacgttgatggctcatcagatccccagaacttttatagcacgtcccgcagtctggacatttaaacggtctctcatcagtgtgaactttctggtgtctcagcaagtgggctaaaatagcaaatcccttcccacactctgagcaggtgaacggcctcttcccagtgtgaattcgctggtgattctgcaggttggatgaatcactgaatcccttctcacactctgggcaggtgaatggtctctccccagtgtgaatttgctggtgtctggacagagcggatgactgagtgaatcccttcccacacttggggcaggtgaatggtctctccccagtgtgaatttgctggtgtctggacagagcggatgaccgagtgaatcccttcccacacttggagcaggtgaatggtctctccccagtgtgactgcgtcgatgagtttccagctgggatgggtaagtgaatcctttcccacagtccgcacatttccacggtttctcctctgtgtgactgcatttgtggcttgtgaggtctgatgatcgactgaatccccgtccacacacacaacacgtgtacggtttccccgcactgtgaacgatgctttttccttccatgttcaaagtacgatgatattcaggatatgataaattgaggattctgtcagatcctgatgtgatgcttggtttgagtttccggactttgaagcctccccttcgaacaccctgtgaaactgattcaaaacagaaaatagggagtgagagaacccacaaaaacacaaaggcaggttgtgaaattgagctgaatgaatctggtcatttgtggggccggcactgggaaaaagtgaccatgaaaactgctggattgtcataaaaacctaactggcctctttgggaggagagagaaagaggtgaagagggattttgtatatctacaagtcaTACTAAAGAGAATAGTTGACAACGcaaattcgaccttgagcttcataaacagtaatattgacatcaaaactatgcttctggtggcatggtgattagcactgctgcctctcagcgccagggacccgggttcaattccggccttggtgactgtctgtatggggtccgcacttcctcccagtgtctgcgtgggtttccacccggtgctcaggtttcctctaacagtccaatgaagggaaagttaggtggattggccttgataaattgctccttagtgtccagggatgtgcaggttaggtggggctatggggttacagggacagggtaggagtgtgggccgaggcagggtgccctttcagagaatcagtgcagactcgatgggctgagtggcctcctgcactgtaggaattctatgattccaattctattcgatgaatctttataaagctctggtcatcaCTTTTCAGCAAGgatctgaaggttcttggagaaggtgcagaggagatttaccagaatggttccagcaaaggaagttgaggggagatttgattcaggaactcaagattatgccagatttctaTCAGGtgtacaaagaaactctgtttccattcactgatcgtccaagaactagggacaaagatgtaaagttttgggtaaaacctggattgaactatataagatcctgaggggttttgacagggtggatgtggagaggatgtttcctcttgtgggggaatcgagaacgagggcaccactgttgcaaaataaggggtcacccatttcagatggagatgaggattttgtaTTCTCTTGAGGGTTGGAAGACTTTGGAACTcgcgtccttaaaaggcagtggaagcagagtccttgaatatttttaaggcagagctggatagattcttgatgagcaaggaggtgaaaggtcatcaggggtagacaggaatgtggagttaacgttagaatgagatcagctgcaatcttaatcaatgctgagcaggctcgaggggccgagtggcctgttcttaGATTGTATGTCAAAGGTACgggagatatgaggtgatatgagatttatgtttttacacagcgagtggcaatgacctgaaacttgctgcctatgagggagtttgaaaatagacacaatgaacgatttgatttcaaaaggaaattggatagacatctgagggaaataaacctgcgaggatacagggatagagcaggagaatggcactgactggattgctccagagagctagcatggactcaatgggccgaatgcccttctctgtgccatcatgtctctgactcctttgtgtaatctagttttgtaatttaaccccagggggttcagatatcactcaggtaaatctgagcTACACTCcccccgaggccattctatccttcctcaggtttattgcccagaactgaacacagttctccaggtttcgtCGAACCAGGGTttctgaatctcggggcttttccagtcacactgagacctgaaatcttccctcacagacagaacagacaaaccttttaccttccacacccagatgctgctgaaattcagtttctaatgaatcaagtgactctgtcagatcgcgatgtgacgtttggtttgcagttcccgtctgttaaacctctacttccagtatcctgtaaatttacagaaacctcactgtcagtttaggatagaaattcacaacattctctcctcgccaactttgattaaatgtattcctggaggtttgatcacatgacctgcccccatcctccagccattaatcggtcaacacatccatccttgtgacacactgccttcctcggccaattgggaagcaaaatgactcattaccttacaggacagttactgtcctaacgattttccagacacccaggtatgAATCTCACCAACGCAGGGAGTGGAGTTGGTGCGAACTCAGGCAGGAGCAGCttcggaacagtaaatataaataacttacctcagggattcacggcctattcggcagggagcggatttggcccgaatccggggaggagaagctttgaacagtaaatataaataacttacctcagagtaaagctgattggctgattgggaatctgttctaaatttgacAAACTTGAGTAATTAACTAAATAGGGAGTAACTCGGAGATCAGTAACTAGGAGATTGCTGTTTATATCTataatcaacgatttggatgagagtgTACAagacatgatcagtaagtttgcagatgacactaaaataggtggtcttggcggcagtgaggaaggttatcaaaaattgcagcaggcacttgatcagctggggaagtgggccgagaaatggcaaatggaattcaatacagatcagtgtgaggagttgcatttcagaaatcaaggtcggactttcacagtgaatggtaaggcctgagggtgtatcatggaacagaaggatcttggagttcagttgcacggttctctaaaggtggagtcacaggtagatagggcagcacggtagcacagtggttagcacagttgcttcacagctccagggacccccgttcgattcccagctggttcactgtctgtgcggagtacgcacgttctccccgtgtctgcgtgtgttccctggtttcctcccacagtctaaagatgtgcgggttcggtggactggccttgctaaattgcccttagtgtccaaaaaaaaaggttaagtgggagttactgggttacggggatagggtagataagtgggcttgagtagggtgctttttgtaagggccggtgcaggctagatgggccgaatagcctccttctgcactataaattctctgaagaaggcttttggcgtgctgaccttcatcagtcagggcactgagtataaaagttgggaagttatgttgcagttgtacaggacgttggtgaggtcgcacctggagtattgtgttcagttttggctgctttgctatgggaaagatgttattaaactggagagagtgaagaagagatttacaaggatgttgccaggactcaagggactgagttatagggagagattggacaggccaggacctttatctttggagcgtaggagactgaggggtgatcttatcgagatgtataagatcatgagaggcgtgGACAGGGTGAATACACtcagtctttttctcagggttggggaatcgagaactagagggctttggtttaagttcagaggggaaagaattaatgggaacctaaggagcaatggttttacacagaggatggtacggaatgagctgccggaggaagtagttgaggcagggacattgacaagattgtaaaggcatttggacagatacatggttcggaaaggttcagagggatatgggccaaatgcaggcaaatgggattgacctagatgagctttttggttggcatggaccggtttgggctgaagggccggtctccgtgccatagattctatgaaccccaaatctctttggacatccactataCTTaacatctttccatttagaaagtactcagttctatccttttttggttccaaacagataacctcacacatGTTTACATTACCACAATCTTGCCCATTGACcttgtctgtcaatatcttcttgcaatatAATGCAATCATCTATGCTGTCTGtgatgccaccgaactttgtatcatcagcaacacagaggggccggtttagcacactgagcaggccagcagcacggttcaatttccgtaccagcctccccgaacaagcgccagaatgtggcgactagggtcttttcacagtaacttcatttgaagcctacttgtgacaataagcaattttcatttcatttatttcacagtgcaggagaggcccttcggtccatcaagtTTGCACTAACACATGATAAACttgacccacctacctaatcccatttgccagcacttggctcatagcctttaatgttatgatgtgccagtcttcatccaggtgcttttttagaggatgtgagacaaccgtctctaccaccctcctaggtagtgcattccagaccctcaccaccctctgggtaaaaacatttttcttcagtacatgtgtcaataaatctaaccccactctctgttgtctgttggttagccaatcctctatccaagctaatatctcTCAACCCCGTGGGATTTTACCTTTATTATTACCTTctatgtgacactttatcaaatgtattctgggaGTCAAAATACATCGACaggaccccattatccacttggcttgttacatcttccaagaactgcaagaaatgagtcaaacacgatatacccttcacaaaaccacgctgactctgatggattgcagttTGACTCTCCAAATGTCCAGTTattacttcctcaataatggattccaacagtttcccaacaacaggctttaaactaactagtttcctactttctgcctttttgacctaatccaatgacattggagattttctcagggaccctcagtcaccatcactgagactaactttaaattccagattttattaatgtaatgtccccagaacattttcctgtctctctgggtgactaatgaagtgacattgtcactgggtcagtatctcccccctggtctctgtgaggttgtttgtggagaaGCCGGAAGTggcggacagtgagagtggagaatgttcattgttcagctctggggccgcactcgggatttgtaaaccccgcccccaacactgacctctcacctgacccCTCATAATGCCCGGACAATGGTTGACAGCATCGCGCGATCAATAGAAGAGTGgacgggtcctggaggggggggcggaagtgaccagtcctccagccaatcggagtgaatcaggggcgggactgggccgagtgaagcatgcgcacTGTGATTAATGGCGACGTAGAAAAAGTTCTTTCTCGGATCCACAatccgtgaaggtgggaatggcgggacggagggagagctGGATCATGCGGGTTGTTAGGCACGCTTCGTAAACATGTTATATAAACTGAACATCTGACAAAATAAaccaccggtacctggggatctaaGCGGAGGCTGCAGGTTTGTTACAGACGAGCCTGTGCACCCGCCATCTTTATTTGGGACtggcagcggtgcgcatgcgccCTCGTTATTTGGTTCACTGGCAGTAGTGCGCACGCGCACCCACCATATTTATTGGGGCACGAGCAGCAGAGCgcaggctcagtcgccatcattgttgggggcaacatttttgaaatgtgtcttcatgacagactttccctctgagttacaaattcttatttatggggcagaatatatgccgagggcagtgacaataattcgaatttatattgtgacttgaacagaatataacttaagactttcagagaaacgttacaaaataacaattgacactgagccgcatgaggagatattagattttaaggagaatcttaatggAGGAAATTGAGTCAGAGAGTcggagagttttaaggaggaaattcctgaaattgaggccttggcaactcagtaatggtgaagagattaaaatcaggaattctcaagtggctggaattaaatgagtgcagcgatctcaaaggggtgtgtgtggaggagattacagtgatcagggtgatcattaccatggagtaaaagaatgagaaatttaaacttctgtgtgccttttaaaaggaagcatttgcagatcagtgggcacaggggctggtgtgagcaagcacatgggtagcagagtttgggatgggatggagggggttgtttaatgttgcagtccggctgcgagtgcgttggaataatttggttaagtggtaacagaagaatggatgatggtttctgcagcagatgaacagagacaaaggtggagtcgagctgtgtTCCTGAGGTGAAAATTGGCAATCTTGGTGACAGTGTGGATATGTGGTCAAGAGCTCATCTagtggtgaaatatttcaccatggttgtgaacagtccgcttcagcctcagacattggacagggatggaattggtggcaagggagtggagtttgtagcagggatgaaagggaatgggttcagtcttgtcaatatttaaatggaggaaagttctgctcatccagcactggatgtcagacaagttcaacagtgtgtgtcttggaaaggaacttgcaggtggtgatgttcacatacatctgctgtcctgctcaatccaggtggtggaggttaagggttcaggagattctgtcaaattgtgattcagttgttgggccattgcttgctgttaccctcactcctttctcactctctccctttccatcaatctttttgattttctctctcccccactactcgctctctttctctcactctgtttctcatattaaattctctagcccagagggttgtggatgttaataataatcattattgtcacaagtaagcttacattaacattgcaatgaagttactgtgaccatcaCTGAACATATtgaaggctgagatggtgagatttttggtctctcaggaagtcaaaggacatggagagctaacgggaaagtggaattgaagactgagatcagccacaaatgtgttcaatggcagagcaggttcgaagggccgaatggtctacttctgctcctatttcttgtgttcttgcagaggcccgaatcttgtgtgggctcagaccgggtggcaggttcccttccctgaaggacattaacaaactagttcacttttcacaaaaggttcaacagttttcgtagtcactttcccagtgccggccccacaagttaccagattcattcagctccatttcacaacctgcctttgtgtttttgtgggatctctctctcccttttgtttgttttaactcaatttcacagggtatcagcagggaaggatgtgcaattgggaaactccaaccaaacaccacatcaaaatctgacagtcgtgTAACTGATCGTAACCtaaatatcatcagattttgaaaatggaaggaaaaagcacagttcacagtcgggagaaaccgtacacgtgttttgtgtgtggacgaagcttcagccGATCATCTGGTCTGTCAAAACACAAGTGCAGtcacagcagggagaaaccatGGTAATATGGGGACTGGGGCAAggcgttcaattacccatctgacctggcaatccatcgacacattcacactggggagaagcctgtcacctgccccgagtgtgggtgtggattcattcagtcatacagcctgttgatgcaccagtgagttcacactggggagaagcctttcacttgtccagagtgtgggcatggattcactcagtcatcccaactgctgacacaacagccgattcacaatgatgagagaccttttaaatgcagaaAATGCGGGAAGTGCTTTAAACGTTTTCGGGAACTGGTGTCCCGTCAACATGTCCACACTGACGAGAAACTATTcaggtgctccgactgtgggacttGGTTCAGACGATTATCTCAACTCACtctacaccagcggattcacactggggagaggccattcacctgctcccagtgtggaaagggattcattcactcaggcaacctgctgagacaccagtgggttcacaagtaactgatgtgattggattttgctgttaatcacatccaggactgaagcatgttcattggactcgggttggactcatatttataaacgctaacccagttataagggataatattctggataaaagtcaattatttaacacaagtgtgttgaatcttttaacatcccatcacaagttagttctgtttgaaggtctctccctctcccctgtctcctccatcctcacctcaagtgtgtggagttcatgaagcttctttctcactgagattgagacaatctgatgagctgcctctgctgctttcctctctaCCAATGGGCCAAACTGTCTCGAAAGTTCCACCTGGTCTGAGCTCTGAActcctctttctccagtttctctcctaccATCTATCTTCATCAGAGCTCATCTTCTCCGTTAGACCTGCCTcctgcgccagggtcctgggttcaattcccggcttgggtcactgtctgtgcagagtctgcacgttctccccgtgtctgctcccaggctgttcctgtttcctcccacaagtcccgaaagacgtgtttgttaggtgaattggacattctgaattctccctctgtgtacccgaacaggcgccggagtgtggtgactaggggcttttcacagtaacttcattgcagtgttaatgtgagcctacttgtgacactaataaagattgtttgattattactatttaaccacattctcacaaaactgctgaccattcaccttctgcatgttgtgtgatattATTCATAGTTCTCCCTCTTCGTCCTGTCGCTCATCTTTAaatgcaccatcatcacccatcctaaaacaatatttaaccccaccatcattgcaactaccacatcaaaacctccctttcctctccaactccatgtactcggtgtcccccaaggatctatcctcggcccctccattttctcatcaacacgCTTCCagtaggtgacatcatccaaaagcaccgtgttagttttcacatgtacactgacaacacccagctctacctcacccccatccctctccattcctccactgtcactcaattatcaaactgcttatcccacatccagtactggatgagcagaaatttcctccaattaaaaattgggaagatcaaagccattgtcttcagtcaccattacaaATTCCGTttcctaactcccgagtccatccctctccctgggaactgtctgaggctg
This portion of the Scyliorhinus torazame isolate Kashiwa2021f chromosome 5, sScyTor2.1, whole genome shotgun sequence genome encodes:
- the LOC140418606 gene encoding uncharacterized protein, which codes for MEGKSIVHSAGKPYTCCVCGRGFSRSSDLTSHKCSHTEEKPWKCADCGKGFTYPSQLETHRRSHTGERPFTCSKCGKGFTRSSALSRHQQIHTGERPFTCPKCGKGFTQSSALSRHQQIHTGERPFTCPECEKGFSDSSNLQNHQRIHTGKRPFTCSECGKGFAILAHLLRHQKVHTDERPFKCPDCGTCYKSSGDLMSHQRVHTDERPFRCSHCGTGFRRSYHLTVHQRIHTEERPFTCAECGKGFTQSSALSTHQRVHTGERPFTCSECGKGFTTSPNLLRHQRGHKLRIQTVAWSHRT